A part of Candidatus Electrothrix aestuarii genomic DNA contains:
- the nuoB gene encoding NADH-quinone oxidoreductase subunit NuoB has protein sequence MGVKIDNKSSALAHDAGKIVEMLPGGMSLARSVEMLVAWGRANSLWPLLYGTSCCAIEMMSTGAARHDWARFGVEVARASARQADMIILAGTVVEKMAENLITLYEQMPAPKYVIAMGSCSISGGPFYYDSYSVVKGADRLIPVDVYIPGCPPRPEALFYGIMQLQEKIKKEGRNIPWSLNDLVKGPFLDTFTEDKKEWDALEAKKDQEMAAAREQFKIDNPDYKPPKPVRPKKEKFPSPAPRAQAPQGVSNWTMLQTLQGKFPAITVQDHPKATPKQVAELGTGYTLDMVVPKEQYREVMEYLKENEELSLEMFIQLTCVDWKEYFDVVVHLLSVKGGHKLFLRCRVEKDEAGGGEIDTISDLYAGADWHEREVYDMYGVRFTNHPDMRRIYLKNDFPGHPLRKDFEDPTRVVKRPY, from the coding sequence ATGGGAGTAAAAATTGACAACAAATCTTCTGCGCTGGCCCATGACGCTGGAAAAATCGTCGAAATGCTGCCCGGCGGCATGAGCCTTGCCCGCTCTGTAGAGATGCTCGTGGCATGGGGACGGGCAAATTCGCTCTGGCCCTTACTCTACGGTACGTCCTGTTGCGCTATTGAAATGATGAGTACCGGTGCCGCCCGGCACGACTGGGCCCGTTTCGGCGTTGAAGTTGCCCGAGCCAGTGCCCGTCAGGCAGACATGATCATTTTGGCTGGTACTGTTGTCGAAAAAATGGCAGAAAACCTGATCACCCTGTACGAGCAGATGCCTGCTCCCAAGTATGTTATTGCGATGGGATCCTGCAGTATTTCAGGTGGTCCTTTTTATTATGATTCCTACTCTGTTGTAAAGGGTGCAGATCGTTTGATCCCAGTGGATGTCTATATCCCTGGCTGCCCTCCCCGGCCTGAGGCCCTGTTCTACGGCATCATGCAGTTACAGGAGAAAATCAAAAAAGAAGGCCGTAATATTCCTTGGTCCCTGAATGATCTGGTGAAAGGCCCCTTTCTTGATACCTTTACCGAGGACAAGAAGGAATGGGATGCACTGGAAGCGAAAAAAGATCAGGAAATGGCTGCTGCCAGAGAGCAATTCAAAATTGACAATCCTGATTATAAGCCACCTAAACCTGTTCGTCCGAAGAAAGAAAAATTTCCTTCGCCTGCACCACGTGCGCAGGCCCCACAAGGAGTCAGCAACTGGACCATGCTCCAGACACTTCAGGGAAAATTCCCTGCCATCACAGTGCAGGATCATCCTAAAGCTACTCCGAAACAGGTGGCAGAATTGGGTACAGGCTACACCTTGGATATGGTTGTTCCCAAGGAGCAGTACCGAGAGGTTATGGAATACCTGAAGGAAAATGAGGAACTCAGCCTGGAGATGTTCATCCAGCTCACCTGTGTGGACTGGAAGGAATACTTTGACGTAGTGGTTCACCTGCTTTCTGTCAAGGGTGGGCATAAGCTCTTCCTCCGCTGTCGGGTGGAGAAAGATGAGGCAGGTGGTGGCGAGATAGACACCATCTCTGATCTCTACGCCGGTGCGGACTGGCACGAGCGTGAGGTCTACGACATGTACGGTGTTCGTTTCACTAACCATCCGGATATGCGCAGAATCTACCTGAAGAACGACTTCCCAGGACACCCCCTGCGGAAGGATTTTGAAGATCCCACTCGGGTGGTCAAACGTCCTTATTAA
- a CDS encoding NADH-quinone oxidoreductase subunit A, which produces MDSYIIIGFTAFLGALFVGGSIGLAKLISFRTKDTALKLQPFECSEPPIGGARIRFKVAYYIFALLFLLFDVETLFLFPCVKIFRAVVDGQITAISHQLVFIELSVFICILFSGLLYAWRKGVLVWE; this is translated from the coding sequence ATGGATAGCTATATAATCATCGGGTTTACGGCCTTTCTCGGCGCTCTTTTTGTCGGAGGATCTATTGGGTTGGCAAAACTCATCTCCTTCCGCACCAAGGATACCGCCCTTAAATTGCAGCCTTTTGAATGTTCGGAGCCCCCTATCGGGGGAGCACGTATCCGTTTCAAAGTGGCCTATTATATCTTTGCCCTGCTTTTCCTTCTCTTCGACGTCGAGACCCTGTTTCTCTTTCCCTGCGTAAAAATTTTCAGAGCAGTAGTGGACGGCCAAATCACCGCGATAAGCCATCAACTCGTTTTCATAGAATTATCTGTTTTTATCTGTATTCTTTTTTCAGGTCTTCTCTATGCCTGGCGTAAGGGGGTTTTGGTATGGGAGTAA
- a CDS encoding CHAT domain-containing protein: protein MLNGNQSPHDRMNTDKKVLIFSANPKDTSRLRLNKEVREIQDKLSRAKDNRQFTVTLAPAARIHDLQRELLEHEPDIVHFCGHGEEEGILVEDEQGKAVLVPSNALASLFALCAEHVECVFLNSCHSHVQAEAISQHIPYVIGMQKAVGDDASVEFAAGFYNALGFGKSIEQAFAFGKNAVQLYDLPDHLTPILTQRRVKAKPPEKIVLLSADPLDEPQNWNPYIEQIKKKTSCPIEQQCLNIENINRLQKDAYLLILSKIIKNKLLIENEYLCKDTISFKQLDENIDNRQLAGLFLFVDQLPEEKSTAGLTLPTFVLPVENKNHLNTVLYQLFTRKNIDCDNRSRVLNKAAFHLSALNGKSHFNHERTNLPDSIDRQKLKGFVGRSDDLKHICSALMDLDQGKFLTVKGSGGIGKTHTVKKIAVALADRALFPGGIYFIDCEPVTDSKQFQFKAAAVFGLELAEDLWQHLRDHHDQQERLVIFDNFEPLLYLEEEQEIKTILSRMADYAKVLVTSREVLGLEGETVHQMRRLTTDEAAELFMTKFPVPEQQMDFLRQDILSRQLDNNPLAIKLVTGHLPKGKSLDVLREELEEKLFSKVCVDELEIFDSGPDSNIERMDSIYASILYSYRRLNEQEQTAFELLSLFPDGIDLEEFKRLTRKDKKQKKLPPLLITDHLVKSLSDKSMIENSGGHLKLQSMIGRFAQAMLKQREDIAPLYRNAFAYNYRLAFTLMQIRFTFKEKSVALDIFSSQQGNFLAAIKNFNQFEINTEEALQYLYFILILFTDICSLNSFAQELSGKIGIFQGKEKQCAHSFLLSAKYFNGQFSQAVAELQTLIPLDQIDHKDRSIISEQLLIESAYEIYEMEGEALWAAGYGTQQHFPSPVYPHALLDLGEYNSQLAEACRDDFFTFEVLANLGQLPLERIDVYLAKLHEKNHIERMQTSYTRAKLEPLPKKVIDPLVIVNPYTRGLKNLMLAFIEEDAEKADELYQDAADHLWHIRYYHVECLYFYAKFLQQMGDARFEDVHQEGLKLSQKHHYRFLQYRFEELIEPSDQPYDPRNYPLPDNQDFSEYINFLIKKNQKRNSMKGKVQRGRG from the coding sequence ATGCTTAACGGCAACCAGTCTCCCCATGATCGTATGAATACAGACAAAAAAGTCCTTATTTTCTCCGCCAACCCAAAAGACACCAGCCGTCTGCGACTCAACAAAGAAGTCCGAGAAATTCAAGACAAATTGAGTCGAGCAAAAGATAACAGGCAGTTTACTGTAACCTTGGCCCCGGCAGCCAGAATTCACGATCTACAACGTGAGTTACTGGAACATGAGCCTGACATTGTTCACTTCTGCGGACACGGTGAAGAAGAAGGAATTCTGGTGGAGGATGAACAAGGCAAAGCCGTGCTGGTTCCTTCCAATGCCCTGGCGTCACTGTTTGCGCTGTGCGCAGAGCACGTTGAATGCGTGTTTCTCAACTCCTGTCATTCCCATGTTCAGGCTGAGGCTATCTCGCAGCATATTCCCTATGTCATTGGGATGCAAAAAGCCGTAGGAGACGATGCATCCGTGGAATTTGCTGCTGGTTTTTACAACGCTTTGGGCTTTGGCAAGAGCATTGAACAGGCCTTTGCATTCGGCAAAAATGCTGTGCAACTCTACGATCTTCCCGACCATCTTACCCCAATCCTGACGCAACGTCGGGTAAAAGCGAAACCACCGGAAAAGATTGTTTTGCTTTCCGCCGACCCGCTGGATGAACCGCAGAACTGGAATCCATATATTGAGCAAATCAAGAAAAAGACGTCCTGTCCTATTGAACAGCAGTGTCTAAACATTGAAAATATTAACCGCCTTCAAAAAGATGCGTATCTCCTCATTCTGAGCAAGATTATCAAAAACAAGCTGCTGATAGAAAACGAATATCTCTGCAAAGACACAATCAGTTTCAAACAGCTCGACGAAAATATCGACAATAGGCAACTTGCCGGACTCTTTCTTTTTGTCGATCAATTACCCGAAGAAAAGTCAACTGCGGGACTAACTCTGCCCACTTTTGTACTGCCGGTTGAGAACAAGAACCATCTCAACACCGTGCTCTATCAACTCTTCACCAGGAAGAATATAGACTGTGACAACAGAAGTCGGGTGCTGAACAAGGCTGCTTTTCACCTCTCTGCTCTGAATGGAAAAAGCCACTTCAACCACGAAAGAACGAACCTCCCGGACAGCATTGACCGGCAAAAGCTCAAAGGCTTCGTAGGTCGTAGCGATGACCTGAAGCATATTTGCAGTGCTTTAATGGATCTGGATCAGGGTAAATTTCTAACCGTCAAGGGCTCGGGCGGCATCGGCAAGACGCACACCGTGAAAAAGATTGCTGTGGCTCTGGCTGACCGGGCACTGTTTCCCGGCGGTATTTATTTTATAGACTGCGAGCCGGTGACAGACAGCAAGCAATTCCAATTCAAGGCCGCTGCGGTCTTTGGGCTGGAGCTGGCCGAAGACCTGTGGCAACATCTTCGTGACCATCACGACCAGCAAGAACGTTTGGTCATCTTTGACAACTTTGAGCCTCTGCTCTATCTGGAGGAAGAGCAGGAAATCAAGACGATTCTCAGCAGGATGGCAGACTATGCCAAGGTGTTGGTCACCTCCAGAGAGGTGCTGGGGCTGGAGGGCGAGACAGTTCACCAGATGCGCCGCCTGACCACGGACGAAGCAGCCGAGCTGTTTATGACCAAATTTCCTGTGCCGGAACAGCAAATGGACTTTTTGCGCCAGGATATCCTCAGCAGGCAGTTGGACAACAACCCGTTGGCTATCAAGTTGGTCACCGGGCATCTGCCCAAAGGCAAAAGTTTGGATGTGCTCCGGGAGGAGCTGGAAGAGAAACTGTTCAGCAAAGTCTGTGTTGATGAGCTGGAAATCTTCGACAGCGGGCCGGACAGCAATATTGAACGGATGGACTCGATTTACGCCTCTATTCTCTATTCCTACCGCCGTCTGAACGAACAGGAGCAGACCGCCTTTGAGCTGCTTTCCCTGTTCCCGGACGGCATTGATCTGGAGGAGTTCAAGCGGCTGACCCGCAAGGACAAAAAGCAGAAAAAACTCCCGCCCCTGCTGATTACCGACCATCTGGTCAAATCCCTGAGCGATAAGTCCATGATTGAGAACAGCGGCGGCCATCTCAAGCTCCAGTCTATGATCGGCAGATTTGCCCAGGCCATGCTGAAACAGCGGGAGGATATTGCCCCGTTGTACCGCAATGCTTTTGCCTATAACTACAGACTGGCCTTTACGTTAATGCAGATACGATTTACATTTAAGGAGAAAAGTGTAGCCCTAGATATATTCAGTAGTCAGCAGGGAAACTTTCTCGCAGCCATCAAGAATTTCAATCAATTTGAGATAAATACTGAGGAGGCACTTCAATATCTTTATTTTATCTTGATTTTGTTTACTGATATTTGCTCACTAAACAGTTTTGCGCAAGAACTGTCTGGCAAAATAGGGATTTTCCAGGGCAAGGAAAAACAATGCGCTCACTCCTTTTTGCTGTCTGCCAAATATTTTAATGGTCAATTTAGTCAAGCAGTTGCTGAACTTCAAACCCTAATACCGTTGGATCAGATTGACCATAAAGACAGATCAATAATTAGTGAACAACTCCTGATAGAGTCTGCTTACGAAATTTATGAAATGGAAGGAGAGGCTCTATGGGCTGCTGGGTATGGAACTCAACAGCATTTTCCCAGCCCTGTCTATCCACATGCATTGCTGGATCTTGGCGAATACAATTCTCAACTGGCAGAGGCCTGTCGTGATGATTTCTTTACCTTTGAGGTACTGGCCAATCTTGGTCAGCTACCTTTGGAAAGGATTGATGTCTACCTTGCCAAGCTGCACGAAAAAAATCACATTGAACGAATGCAGACCAGCTACACTCGCGCCAAACTCGAGCCGCTGCCAAAAAAGGTGATAGACCCCTTGGTCATCGTCAACCCCTACACCAGAGGGCTGAAAAACCTGATGCTGGCCTTTATTGAGGAAGATGCAGAAAAGGCGGATGAACTCTACCAAGATGCGGCGGATCATCTCTGGCATATCCGTTACTATCATGTAGAGTGCCTCTACTTTTACGCCAAATTTCTCCAGCAGATGGGGGATGCGAGATTCGAAGATGTCCACCAGGAAGGCTTGAAGCTCTCGCAAAAGCACCATTACCGCTTTTTGCAATATC
- a CDS encoding GTPase/DUF3482 domain-containing protein — MSTLPKAIVPEFAIPEFAIVGHPNEGKSSVLSTLSEDDSVRVSPVPGETKECRTFPVIIDNKEVIRFTDTPGFQNPRKTLAWMQQYQGDDRDLITEFVRAHRDNPAFHDDCALLAPLGAGAGLIFVVDGSRPLRNIDKAEMEILRLTGRPRMAIINCKDEDSSFLEGWQSEFRKHFNSIRLFNANKATYGQRIALLNSLKAIDQDLEGVIESVIQAFQADWQNRNRQTAALIVAMLSDSLLYYKSVACPPGADEEKLKEELHNKYTAFVSKRERTAHQQIRKLFKHNIFNLQLPSHSILQQDLFAAKTWQFLGLTASQLTMAGAISGAALGAGLDTLAAGITFGVFTAIGGAFGAAAAAMKGKEILTGSRLLGMKLDQQKLQVGPVTNVQLLYILLDRALLYYSHVINWAHGRRDYPEGASKDENEGEEKRGYTSSWSKQERRVCDRFFKNLQSSYLPDRDQGEVEMNALLQEKLQEIAVDE; from the coding sequence ATGAGTACCCTTCCAAAAGCAATAGTTCCTGAATTCGCTATTCCTGAATTCGCCATTGTTGGCCATCCCAACGAGGGTAAGTCCTCGGTGCTCTCCACCCTGAGCGAGGATGACTCGGTCCGAGTTAGTCCGGTGCCGGGTGAAACCAAGGAATGCCGGACCTTCCCGGTGATCATTGATAATAAAGAGGTCATTCGTTTCACAGACACCCCTGGCTTCCAGAATCCCCGCAAGACCTTAGCTTGGATGCAGCAATATCAGGGCGATGACCGGGACCTGATTACCGAGTTTGTCCGAGCCCATCGTGACAATCCGGCCTTTCACGACGACTGCGCCTTGCTCGCGCCCCTGGGGGCCGGGGCTGGCCTGATCTTTGTAGTGGATGGCTCCAGACCCCTGCGCAATATCGATAAGGCTGAGATGGAGATCCTCCGCCTCACCGGCAGGCCACGCATGGCCATCATCAACTGTAAGGATGAGGACAGCTCCTTCCTGGAGGGCTGGCAGAGTGAATTCCGCAAGCATTTCAATTCCATTCGCCTCTTCAATGCCAATAAAGCGACCTATGGGCAACGTATCGCCCTACTGAACAGCCTCAAGGCCATTGACCAGGACCTGGAAGGAGTTATAGAGTCAGTCATTCAGGCCTTTCAGGCGGACTGGCAGAACCGCAATCGCCAAACCGCTGCTCTGATTGTTGCCATGCTCTCGGACAGCCTGCTCTATTATAAATCTGTGGCTTGCCCGCCTGGGGCCGATGAAGAGAAGCTGAAAGAGGAGCTTCATAACAAATATACCGCGTTTGTCAGCAAGAGGGAGCGCACAGCGCACCAACAGATACGCAAGTTATTCAAGCATAATATCTTTAACCTGCAACTGCCCAGCCATTCCATCCTCCAGCAGGACCTCTTTGCCGCCAAGACCTGGCAATTTCTCGGTCTGACCGCCAGCCAGTTGACGATGGCCGGTGCCATCAGCGGGGCCGCTCTGGGTGCTGGTCTTGACACCCTGGCAGCGGGCATCACCTTTGGAGTCTTTACTGCAATCGGCGGGGCCTTTGGTGCGGCGGCAGCAGCTATGAAGGGCAAGGAGATACTCACAGGGTCTCGACTTTTGGGGATGAAGCTGGATCAGCAAAAGCTCCAGGTCGGGCCAGTAACTAATGTCCAGCTGCTCTATATCCTTCTTGACCGCGCCCTGCTCTATTACAGCCACGTCATCAACTGGGCGCATGGGCGGCGGGATTACCCGGAGGGAGCATCAAAGGATGAAAACGAGGGAGAGGAAAAACGGGGGTACACCAGCAGCTGGTCCAAGCAGGAACGCCGAGTTTGTGATCGCTTCTTTAAGAACCTTCAGAGTAGTTACCTGCCGGACAGGGATCAGGGAGAAGTGGAGATGAATGCCCTTTTGCAGGAGAAGTTGCAGGAGATCGCGGTGGATGAGTGA
- a CDS encoding DUF2868 domain-containing protein: MKNTQWTIADLIDLEFFLNQDDGEDLDDLAARDRQIYTELPQEGKEAKAPALLRAWLSSRRHILLKEAEETALPGRTWQEILYIFYAIALFTGLLSGGGLAFSFLAYSGKEPINVAGYFAAFVLVQVLLFFLLAGSAFVQRIQGKNIIESSLLYRLISRLFSSLLHKVMTGVQKRASQKISAETRLKWSASAASIRQIRQRYGLLFLRPFFLIVQVFGVCFNIGVLAATLFKVIGADVAFGWQSTLRVTPASVHELVQWVALPWSWLPNKFIPTLSQIEGSRLVLKEGIYFLTNTDLTSWWPFLCLSVLCYGLLPRLLLLIIVSIQQSQNLAQLDFQQGYFRQTLHRMRTPRVSTSARLENTSTEPVKPVAPPPDPARREEQGGRENIDEPTHPPTPDAPLTSLAPLIALIPDEILPDCPIEELKQQIQDRLGYTLALHLPFWTIESSEEEELAQVKTAQDEQKSKDVLVLLESWQPPIEELFSWLGQLRQTLGTEPIILLALIGKPNADTILTPVQAQHLQIWQQKTATLDDPGLQLLELVKS; the protein is encoded by the coding sequence ATGAAGAACACACAATGGACTATAGCGGACCTCATTGACCTGGAATTCTTTTTGAATCAGGATGATGGGGAGGATCTGGACGATCTTGCTGCCCGTGATCGGCAGATATACACAGAGCTACCCCAAGAAGGCAAGGAGGCCAAAGCTCCAGCGCTACTTCGTGCCTGGCTTTCCTCACGGCGACACATCCTCCTGAAAGAAGCAGAGGAAACTGCCTTGCCGGGCCGCACCTGGCAGGAGATACTCTATATCTTTTATGCCATTGCCCTCTTTACCGGCCTTTTGTCCGGGGGAGGCTTAGCCTTTTCCTTTCTCGCCTATTCCGGTAAAGAACCCATCAATGTGGCAGGCTATTTTGCCGCCTTTGTTCTGGTCCAGGTTCTACTCTTCTTTCTGCTCGCGGGCTCTGCCTTTGTCCAGAGGATCCAGGGCAAGAATATCATTGAGTCATCCCTGCTCTATCGCCTCATCTCGCGCCTTTTTTCCAGCCTGCTCCATAAAGTTATGACTGGGGTGCAGAAAAGAGCCTCGCAGAAGATCTCCGCAGAGACCCGGCTTAAGTGGTCTGCCTCTGCTGCGAGCATCAGACAGATCCGGCAACGCTACGGTCTCCTCTTTCTTCGCCCCTTTTTCCTCATTGTCCAGGTCTTCGGGGTCTGCTTTAATATCGGTGTCCTGGCAGCCACTCTGTTCAAGGTCATCGGGGCTGATGTGGCCTTTGGCTGGCAAAGCACCTTGCGGGTCACGCCTGCCTCAGTACACGAATTGGTGCAATGGGTCGCCCTGCCCTGGTCCTGGCTTCCTAACAAATTTATCCCGACTCTTAGCCAGATAGAGGGCTCTCGGCTGGTACTCAAAGAAGGCATTTACTTCCTGACCAATACAGACCTCACCTCTTGGTGGCCCTTTCTCTGTCTCTCTGTCCTCTGCTATGGCCTGCTGCCTCGCCTGCTTCTGCTCATCATCGTCAGCATCCAGCAAAGCCAGAACCTTGCTCAGCTTGATTTCCAGCAGGGGTACTTTCGCCAGACCCTGCATCGTATGCGGACACCCCGGGTATCTACTTCTGCGCGTCTGGAAAACACAAGTACCGAACCAGTCAAGCCTGTAGCCCCTCCACCTGATCCCGCCCGCCGGGAAGAACAAGGAGGGAGGGAGAACATTGATGAGCCTACACATCCTCCGACACCAGATGCCCCGCTCACCTCACTTGCTCCTCTCATTGCCCTGATCCCCGATGAAATCCTGCCTGATTGTCCCATTGAGGAACTGAAGCAACAAATCCAGGATCGGCTAGGATACACCCTTGCCCTCCACCTCCCATTCTGGACCATAGAAAGCTCTGAAGAAGAGGAACTGGCACAGGTAAAAACAGCCCAGGATGAACAGAAAAGCAAAGATGTGCTGGTCCTGCTGGAGTCCTGGCAGCCTCCCATTGAAGAGCTATTTTCCTGGCTTGGTCAACTGCGTCAGACCCTCGGCACAGAGCCGATCATCCTCCTGGCCCTGATCGGTAAACCAAATGCGGATACCATCCTTACCCCGGTGCAAGCACAACACCTGCAAATCTGGCAACAGAAAACAGCAACGCTGGACGACCCCGGCCTGCAACTCCTTGAGTTGGTGAAATCATGA